The Halocalculus aciditolerans genome includes a window with the following:
- a CDS encoding LeuD/DmdB family oxidoreductase small subunit has translation MERSGHARLLPDDVDTDQIIPGEYLNTIPEDQLGEHVLEGYDADFPERVADGDVLVAGKNFGLGSSREAAPIAIRNAGVAAVVAESFARIFYRNAINVGLPIAVVPGITEHVSEGDVVRVDLTEGRVENTTTGKSFSISPLPDDLTEILEAGGLVPLRQRQRTAEREAGRGAGRNEEGE, from the coding sequence ATGGAGCGCTCTGGGCACGCACGCCTCCTCCCCGACGACGTCGACACCGACCAGATCATCCCCGGCGAGTACCTGAACACGATCCCCGAAGACCAGCTCGGCGAGCACGTCCTCGAAGGCTACGACGCCGACTTCCCGGAGCGCGTCGCGGACGGCGACGTGCTGGTCGCGGGGAAGAACTTCGGGCTCGGGAGTTCGCGGGAGGCCGCGCCCATCGCCATCCGGAACGCCGGCGTCGCCGCGGTCGTCGCGGAGTCCTTCGCCCGCATCTTCTACCGGAACGCCATCAACGTCGGCCTCCCTATCGCCGTCGTCCCCGGAATCACCGAACACGTCTCCGAGGGCGACGTCGTCCGCGTCGACCTCACCGAGGGCCGCGTCGAGAACACGACGACGGGGAAATCGTTCTCCATCAGCCCGCTCCCCGACGACCTCACCGAAATCCTCGAAGCCGGCGGGCTCGTCCCGCTCCGCCAGCGACAGCGAACAGCGGAGCGAGAGGCAGGTCGAGGTGCGGGACGGAACGAAGAAGGCGAGTAG
- a CDS encoding 3-isopropylmalate dehydratase large subunit: MTGKTLAERILSEKSNTDARAGDYVEAEVDAMLTHDVTGPLTFEVFRGVTDGDGPLADPENTVITIDHHAPADGVQAANNHNAVRDFAAEFGAVQFDVGDGICHQLLVEHGFAEPGDLVVGADSHSTTFGGLGAFGTGVGSTDLGTAMATGDLWFRVPDSVRFEVEGTLPDGVYAKDLILRFIGDVGFDGATYRAAEYGGSAVQDLPIHERLVLSNMAIEMGGKAGLVEPDERTARFLARQTGRTESSFDVSLAPDDDADYAAVHTYDAADLAPQVSKPSNPENAVDVDAVAGTPVDQLFVGTCTNGRYEDVRVVADILDGETLAPGTRMVVVPASKAIYRRMLDTGVFDTFVDAGAIVQSAGCGPCFGTHDGVLGDGDVCLATANRNFPGREGSMDSSVYLASPATVGASALYGEITDPRTVETTRYDDDVVTPAEAQP, encoded by the coding sequence ATGACCGGAAAAACACTCGCCGAACGGATACTCTCCGAGAAGTCGAACACCGACGCCCGCGCGGGCGACTACGTCGAAGCCGAAGTCGACGCGATGCTCACGCACGACGTCACCGGCCCGCTCACCTTCGAGGTGTTCCGCGGCGTCACCGACGGCGACGGCCCGCTCGCCGACCCCGAGAACACCGTCATCACCATCGACCACCACGCGCCCGCGGACGGCGTGCAGGCGGCGAACAACCACAACGCCGTCCGCGACTTCGCCGCCGAGTTCGGCGCGGTCCAGTTCGACGTCGGCGACGGCATCTGCCACCAGCTCCTCGTCGAGCACGGCTTCGCCGAACCCGGCGACCTCGTCGTCGGCGCGGACTCCCACTCCACGACCTTCGGCGGCCTCGGCGCGTTCGGCACCGGCGTCGGCTCCACCGACCTCGGCACCGCCATGGCGACCGGCGACCTCTGGTTCCGCGTGCCCGACTCCGTGCGCTTCGAAGTCGAGGGCACGCTCCCGGACGGCGTCTACGCGAAAGACCTCATCCTCCGGTTCATCGGCGACGTCGGCTTCGACGGCGCGACCTACCGGGCGGCCGAGTACGGCGGCTCCGCCGTTCAGGACCTCCCGATTCACGAGCGCCTCGTCCTCTCGAACATGGCCATCGAGATGGGCGGGAAGGCGGGTCTCGTCGAACCCGACGAGCGCACCGCGCGCTTTCTCGCCCGCCAGACCGGCCGCACCGAATCGAGCTTCGACGTCTCTCTCGCGCCCGACGACGACGCCGACTACGCCGCCGTCCACACCTACGACGCCGCCGACCTCGCGCCGCAGGTCTCGAAGCCCTCGAACCCCGAGAACGCCGTCGACGTCGACGCGGTCGCCGGCACCCCCGTCGACCAGCTCTTCGTCGGCACCTGCACGAACGGCCGGTACGAGGACGTCCGCGTCGTCGCCGACATCCTCGACGGCGAGACCCTCGCCCCCGGCACGCGCATGGTCGTCGTCCCCGCCTCGAAAGCGATCTACCGCCGCATGCTGGACACCGGCGTCTTCGACACCTTCGTCGACGCCGGCGCGATCGTCCAGAGCGCGGGCTGCGGCCCCTGTTTCGGCACGCACGACGGCGTCCTCGGCGACGGCGACGTCTGCCTCGCCACGGCGAACCGGAACTTCCCCGGCCGCGAAGGCTCCATGGACAGCAGCGTCTACCTCGCCAGCCCCGCCACCGTCGGCGCGTCCGCGCTCTACGGCGAGATTACCGACCCGCGAACGGTCGAAACGACCCGCTACGACGACGACGTCGTCACCCCCGCGGAGGCACAGCCATGA
- a CDS encoding hydroxymethylglutaryl-CoA lyase, giving the protein MLDLPDSVHVVEMLPRDGFQRLDRFVPTDEKASIIDDLATTGVDEIEFTSFTHPKAVPNLRDADEVARRITRRDDVTYRALVPNAVGMERALDAGVDKVNALVTVSESYSRKNQSMSTSEILDEVEQIVDLAAGTDVLVEAGIGTSFYCPYEGRIPQERTLEVVDRVVEAGVDEVTLATTMGLANPVQVDAMFTEVFDRHPGVDAGLHLHDTNGMSLANTLAAMQCGVDRFDASVCGLGGGVVLPEGLSGVGNTPTEDLAHMLTETGVDTGLDFERTEAVAHSISDRLDLGATSHVLMGGTARRVLDTVASDAEP; this is encoded by the coding sequence ATGCTCGACCTGCCCGACTCCGTGCACGTCGTCGAGATGCTGCCGCGCGACGGCTTCCAGCGCCTCGACCGCTTCGTCCCAACGGACGAAAAAGCCTCCATCATCGACGACCTCGCGACGACCGGCGTGGACGAAATCGAGTTCACGTCCTTCACGCATCCGAAGGCCGTGCCGAACCTCCGGGACGCCGACGAAGTCGCCCGGCGGATTACGCGCCGCGACGACGTGACGTACCGCGCGCTCGTCCCGAACGCGGTCGGGATGGAGCGCGCGCTCGACGCCGGCGTCGATAAGGTGAACGCGCTCGTCACCGTGAGCGAGTCGTACAGCCGGAAGAACCAGTCGATGAGCACGAGCGAAATCCTCGACGAAGTCGAGCAAATCGTCGACCTCGCCGCGGGGACGGACGTCCTCGTGGAGGCCGGCATCGGAACGAGCTTCTACTGCCCCTACGAGGGCCGCATCCCACAGGAACGCACGCTCGAGGTCGTGGACCGCGTTGTCGAGGCGGGCGTCGACGAAGTGACGCTCGCGACGACGATGGGGCTCGCGAACCCCGTGCAGGTGGACGCGATGTTCACCGAGGTCTTCGACCGCCACCCCGGCGTCGACGCCGGCCTCCACCTCCACGACACGAACGGGATGAGCCTCGCGAACACGCTCGCCGCGATGCAGTGCGGCGTCGACCGCTTCGACGCCTCCGTCTGCGGGCTCGGCGGCGGCGTCGTCCTCCCCGAGGGCCTCTCCGGCGTCGGGAACACACCGACAGAAGACCTCGCGCACATGCTCACCGAGACGGGCGTCGACACGGGCCTCGACTTCGAGCGGACCGAAGCGGTCGCCCACTCGATCAGCGACCGCCTCGACCTCGGCGCGACGAGCCACGTCCTCATGGGCGGCACCGCCCGCCGCGTCCTCGACACCGTCGCCAGCGACGCAGAGCCATGA
- a CDS encoding aconitase/3-isopropylmalate dehydratase large subunit family protein, with protein sequence MAAGTIAQQVLSAHASRDDTPSAGEHVTVRPDWILCHDISAYSGMERMGELGYTEIAHPEDVIMVFDHYVPSPNERISTQMNQLSEWADAQGIEHFFRSGNGISHNIMNEQGYSLPGSLILGADSHTVTHGAFGSFATGIGHTDLGEVLGSGELWLKVPETQKVTVEGMLPDGVGAKDLALAMMREFTTTGAIYDSVEFYGEAVENLEMHERHTLSNITVEMGAMAGIVPPDEVTEEHLDGVAVRDYTPVTASADATYSRERRVDASDLEPLVAAPAAVDNVSPVTDHEGTAVDHVFVGTCNNSSWADIEAFADLIDGETIAPDTDLVVTPGTKETLKQMNSTGVSNAIMDAGGMVGTPGCGSCFGAHGGILGESDTCVGTMNRNFPGRMGPGEIYLASPQTAAAAALYGEITDPREVR encoded by the coding sequence ATGGCCGCAGGGACGATAGCCCAGCAGGTGCTATCAGCGCACGCTTCGCGAGACGACACGCCGTCGGCCGGTGAACACGTCACCGTCCGACCGGACTGGATACTCTGCCACGACATCTCCGCGTACTCGGGGATGGAGCGGATGGGCGAGCTCGGCTACACCGAAATCGCGCATCCGGAGGACGTCATCATGGTCTTCGACCACTACGTGCCGTCGCCGAACGAGCGCATCAGCACGCAGATGAACCAGCTCTCCGAGTGGGCGGACGCGCAGGGCATCGAGCACTTCTTCCGGTCCGGGAACGGCATCAGCCACAACATCATGAACGAGCAGGGGTACTCCCTGCCCGGTTCTCTCATTCTGGGCGCGGACTCCCACACCGTCACGCACGGGGCGTTCGGGTCGTTCGCGACCGGTATCGGACACACCGACCTCGGCGAAGTGCTCGGGTCGGGCGAGCTCTGGCTGAAGGTGCCGGAGACGCAGAAAGTCACGGTGGAAGGGATGCTCCCGGACGGCGTCGGGGCGAAGGACCTCGCGCTCGCGATGATGCGGGAGTTCACGACGACGGGCGCGATCTACGACTCCGTGGAGTTCTACGGTGAGGCGGTGGAGAACCTCGAGATGCACGAGCGCCACACCCTCTCGAACATCACGGTCGAGATGGGGGCGATGGCGGGTATCGTCCCACCGGACGAAGTGACCGAAGAACACCTCGACGGCGTCGCCGTGCGCGACTACACGCCGGTCACGGCGAGCGCGGACGCGACGTACAGCCGGGAGCGCCGAGTGGACGCGAGCGACCTCGAACCGCTCGTCGCCGCGCCCGCCGCCGTCGACAACGTCTCGCCCGTCACCGACCATGAAGGAACCGCCGTCGACCACGTCTTCGTCGGCACCTGCAACAACTCCAGCTGGGCGGACATCGAGGCGTTCGCCGACCTCATCGACGGCGAGACCATCGCCCCCGACACCGACCTCGTGGTGACGCCGGGGACGAAGGAGACGCTGAAGCAGATGAACAGCACGGGCGTCTCGAACGCGATTATGGACGCGGGCGGGATGGTCGGCACGCCCGGCTGTGGCTCCTGCTTCGGCGCGCACGGCGGCATCCTCGGCGAGAGCGACACCTGCGTCGGGACGATGAACCGCAACTTCCCCGGGCGGATGGGGCCGGGCGAGATCTACCTCGCCAGTCCGCAGACCGCCGCCGCCGCGGCACTCTACGGCGAGATTACGGACCCCCGGGAGGTGCGCTAG
- a CDS encoding 3-hydroxyacyl-CoA dehydrogenase family protein: MQVAVIGAGSMGHGIAQVSAQAGHDVTLNDVDDERIQAGLDSIESNLQGGVDRGKVTEDERDAALDRLSGNADLEAAVADADLVVEAVPENMDLKKDIFEQVEEATGDETLIGSNTSSLSVTELASVLDDPTRAIGLHFFNPPHIMPLVEIVVAEQTSKATEDRAVGYVEGLEKEPVVVRDTAGFASSRLGVALGLEAIRMVEEGVASVEDIDTAMEEGYSHPMGPLELTDLVGLDVRLDIAEYLREELGERFKPPQELKRKVRAGKLGKKTGEGFYVWEDGEVVGVSGEVDE, encoded by the coding sequence ATGCAGGTCGCCGTCATCGGCGCAGGCAGTATGGGTCACGGAATCGCGCAGGTCTCCGCGCAGGCCGGCCACGACGTCACGCTGAACGACGTGGACGACGAGCGCATCCAGGCCGGACTCGACAGTATCGAATCGAACCTCCAGGGCGGCGTCGACCGCGGGAAAGTCACCGAAGACGAGCGGGACGCGGCGCTCGACCGGCTCAGCGGGAACGCCGACCTCGAAGCCGCGGTCGCGGACGCCGACCTCGTCGTCGAGGCCGTCCCGGAGAACATGGACCTGAAGAAGGACATCTTCGAGCAGGTCGAAGAGGCGACAGGCGACGAGACGCTCATCGGGTCGAACACGTCGAGTCTCTCCGTGACGGAGCTCGCGAGCGTGCTCGACGACCCGACGCGAGCCATCGGCCTCCACTTCTTCAATCCGCCGCACATCATGCCGCTGGTGGAGATCGTCGTCGCCGAGCAGACGTCGAAGGCGACCGAGGACCGCGCGGTCGGCTACGTGGAAGGCCTGGAGAAAGAGCCCGTGGTCGTCCGCGACACCGCGGGCTTTGCGTCCTCCCGGCTGGGCGTCGCGCTCGGCCTCGAAGCCATCCGGATGGTCGAGGAAGGCGTCGCGTCAGTCGAGGACATCGACACGGCGATGGAGGAGGGGTACAGCCACCCGATGGGTCCTCTCGAACTCACGGACCTCGTGGGGCTGGACGTCCGCCTCGACATCGCGGAGTACCTCCGCGAGGAGCTCGGCGAGCGCTTCAAGCCGCCGCAGGAGCTGAAGCGGAAGGTGCGCGCGGGGAAGCTCGGGAAGAAGACGGGCGAGGGGTTCTACGTCTGGGAGGACGGAGAGGTCGTCGGCGTCTCCGGTGAGGTGGACGAATGA
- a CDS encoding isocitrate lyase/PEP mutase family protein — protein sequence MTSLRELIERDELLMAIGAWDALTARMAQQAGAEAVYMSGSCVSSSVHGGPDIGLTTMTEMTRRARQMAGVLDVPLIVDGDTGYGNELNAYRTVREYERAGANAIQLEDQTFPKRCGHFEGKDIISAPEFAAKIEAATDARESEDFLVIARTDALAVDGLDEAIRRAQLYKEAGADVLFVEAPTEREEMERVCREAPSPLLANLAAKGKTPPIPAEELTDIGYDMAIYPSDSFKAALKTIQDTYETLIDERSQENILDGMVEWEERDEITEMGDVEALEAKYAAAKDRYADREAEN from the coding sequence GTGACGTCGCTTCGCGAGCTCATCGAGCGTGACGAGTTACTGATGGCGATCGGCGCGTGGGACGCGCTGACCGCCCGAATGGCACAGCAAGCGGGCGCAGAAGCCGTGTACATGTCCGGCTCCTGCGTCTCCTCCTCCGTCCACGGCGGCCCCGATATCGGACTGACGACGATGACGGAGATGACGCGGCGCGCCCGTCAGATGGCCGGCGTCCTCGACGTCCCCCTCATCGTCGACGGCGACACCGGCTACGGCAACGAACTCAACGCCTACCGCACGGTCCGCGAGTACGAGCGCGCCGGCGCGAACGCCATCCAGCTGGAGGACCAGACGTTCCCGAAGCGCTGCGGGCACTTCGAAGGCAAGGACATCATCTCTGCACCTGAGTTCGCGGCGAAGATCGAGGCGGCGACGGACGCCCGCGAGAGCGAGGATTTCCTCGTTATCGCGCGAACCGACGCGCTCGCCGTCGACGGCCTCGACGAAGCCATCCGCCGCGCCCAACTATACAAGGAAGCGGGCGCGGACGTCCTCTTCGTCGAAGCGCCGACCGAGCGCGAGGAGATGGAGCGCGTCTGCCGCGAGGCCCCGAGCCCGCTCCTCGCCAACCTCGCCGCGAAGGGGAAGACGCCGCCCATCCCCGCCGAGGAACTCACCGACATCGGCTACGACATGGCCATCTACCCCTCCGACTCCTTCAAGGCCGCCCTGAAGACCATCCAGGACACCTACGAGACGCTCATCGACGAGCGCAGCCAGGAGAACATCCTCGACGGCATGGTCGAGTGGGAGGAACGCGACGAGATAACCGAGATGGGCGACGTCGAAGCCCTCGAAGCGAAGTACGCCGCCGCGAAAGACCGCTACGCCGACCGGGAAGCCGAGAACTAA
- a CDS encoding IclR family transcriptional regulator produces MTDRERAGDGGQGGRATIKSLETTFTIVESLQELGGGRLTELATHTGISKSTVHKHLATLVEQGYVVKEGDDYRLGFKFLDVGGHARAEFLGTDIIKPKMQELAEKTSETAQFMTEERGRAVVLYREAGRKSVPSRTRTGKHMYLHQTASGKAILSGLPDERVHEILDERGLPRATESTITDREALLEELAEIRETGISYSYGESTKGLYAVAAPMYSPDDTVLGACAVSGPSHRMRGEPMSEELPSIILSIVNEIELNIAHA; encoded by the coding sequence ATGACAGACCGGGAGCGCGCGGGTGACGGCGGGCAGGGCGGTCGGGCAACCATCAAGAGCCTGGAGACGACGTTCACCATCGTGGAATCGCTGCAGGAGCTCGGCGGCGGTCGGCTGACGGAGCTCGCGACGCACACGGGAATCTCGAAGAGCACGGTGCACAAGCATCTCGCGACGCTCGTCGAGCAGGGGTACGTCGTGAAGGAGGGCGACGACTACCGGCTCGGCTTCAAGTTCCTCGACGTCGGCGGGCACGCGCGCGCCGAGTTCCTCGGGACGGACATCATCAAGCCGAAGATGCAGGAGTTAGCGGAGAAAACGAGCGAGACGGCGCAGTTCATGACGGAGGAACGCGGCCGTGCGGTCGTCCTCTATCGCGAGGCGGGCCGAAAGAGCGTGCCGTCGCGCACGCGCACGGGGAAGCACATGTATCTCCACCAGACGGCGTCGGGGAAGGCCATCCTCTCCGGCCTGCCGGACGAGCGCGTGCACGAGATTCTCGACGAGCGCGGGCTGCCGCGGGCGACGGAGTCCACTATCACGGACCGGGAGGCGCTCCTCGAGGAGCTCGCGGAGATTCGCGAGACCGGCATCTCGTACAGTTACGGCGAGAGCACGAAGGGGCTCTACGCCGTCGCCGCGCCGATGTACTCGCCCGACGACACGGTGCTCGGCGCGTGCGCGGTCTCGGGGCCGAGCCACCGGATGCGGGGCGAACCGATGAGCGAGGAACTCCCGAGCATCATTCTCAGCATCGTGAACGAGATCGAACTGAACATCGCCCACGCCTGA
- a CDS encoding enoyl-CoA hydratase/isomerase family protein, with translation MSDSLAARSFETLQVDVGGDAERVATVTIDRPDARNALNGEVRTELKEAVKAAEDDDGVRVLVLTGNAEGGAFVAGADVTEFGDRDQFEQRRVSRRPRVYETVADATLPVIAAINGHALGGGCELAQACDIRIAKRGGKFGQPEINLGLIPGGGGTQRLPDLVGEGQALKLILSGELVDADEAREMGLVEEVHDEGEFEERVYDLAGGIAEKSPLALELAKESVRASSRMGRREGLDYESELFTSLFDTEDLQEGLDAFFEDREPEFTGE, from the coding sequence ATGAGCGACTCGCTCGCCGCCCGCTCGTTCGAGACGCTCCAAGTGGACGTCGGCGGCGACGCCGAGCGCGTGGCGACCGTGACCATCGACCGGCCGGACGCGCGGAACGCGCTCAACGGCGAGGTCCGCACGGAGCTGAAGGAGGCCGTGAAAGCCGCGGAGGACGACGACGGCGTGCGCGTGCTCGTCCTGACGGGGAACGCGGAGGGCGGGGCGTTCGTCGCGGGCGCGGACGTGACGGAGTTCGGCGACCGCGACCAGTTCGAGCAGCGGCGGGTGAGTCGGCGGCCGCGCGTCTACGAGACCGTCGCCGACGCGACGCTTCCCGTCATCGCGGCCATCAACGGGCACGCGCTCGGCGGGGGCTGCGAGCTCGCGCAGGCGTGCGATATCCGCATCGCGAAGCGCGGCGGGAAGTTCGGACAGCCCGAGATCAATCTCGGTCTCATCCCGGGCGGCGGCGGCACGCAGCGCCTCCCGGACCTCGTCGGCGAGGGCCAGGCGCTGAAGCTCATCCTCTCCGGCGAGCTCGTCGACGCCGACGAGGCCCGAGAGATGGGTCTCGTCGAGGAAGTCCACGACGAGGGCGAGTTCGAGGAGCGCGTCTACGACCTCGCGGGGGGTATCGCGGAGAAGAGCCCGCTCGCGCTCGAACTCGCGAAGGAGTCCGTCCGTGCGAGCTCGCGGATGGGGCGGCGCGAGGGCCTCGACTACGAGTCCGAGCTCTTCACCTCGCTCTTCGACACGGAGGACCTTCAGGAGGGCTTGGACGCGTTCTTCGAGGACCGCGAGCCCGAGTTCACGGGCGAATAG
- a CDS encoding acyl-CoA dehydrogenase family protein, which produces MIALDDEQRMVLDAIQQVAESEFAEKAFTWQGETPWENVELLAEQGFLGINIAEEYGGGGMSELEAMLTIEAVGEVCPDTAQFLYEQQMVAPRAVEMFGSDAVKDEYLPRVTGGETMIAVAISEPEAGSDVGSMTTEVTEEDGELVLNGEKTWVSSVPESAAAVVWTKFPEGLGTVLLDFEMDGVEVAEHYTNMSGATQTQFYMEDVTIPEENVLTRGPEAFKAQLKALNWERLGSATLGNAVARCAVDKALTYAEDREQFGQPIGEFQGMEWKFADMVKRLEASRALTYRAATTAVEQGRIPDRMETSIAKLYSAEMVEDVVSEALQVHGSNGYQQGHPLEYLYRMQRGRRIAAGTDEVQKNQIASVLQKQGLPDLA; this is translated from the coding sequence ATGATAGCGCTCGACGACGAGCAGCGCATGGTACTGGACGCGATTCAGCAGGTCGCGGAGTCCGAGTTCGCGGAGAAGGCCTTCACTTGGCAGGGCGAGACGCCGTGGGAGAACGTCGAACTCCTCGCGGAGCAGGGCTTCCTCGGCATCAACATCGCGGAGGAGTACGGGGGCGGCGGAATGTCCGAGCTCGAGGCGATGCTCACCATCGAGGCGGTGGGCGAGGTCTGCCCGGACACGGCGCAGTTCCTCTACGAGCAACAGATGGTCGCGCCGCGCGCCGTCGAGATGTTCGGGAGCGACGCGGTGAAAGACGAGTATCTGCCGCGGGTGACGGGCGGGGAGACGATGATCGCCGTCGCCATCTCCGAGCCCGAGGCCGGCTCGGACGTCGGGTCGATGACCACCGAGGTAACCGAAGAGGACGGCGAGCTCGTCCTGAACGGGGAGAAGACGTGGGTGAGTTCGGTGCCGGAGTCGGCGGCGGCGGTGGTGTGGACGAAGTTCCCGGAGGGGCTCGGCACCGTGCTCCTCGACTTCGAGATGGACGGCGTCGAGGTGGCGGAGCACTACACGAACATGTCGGGGGCGACGCAGACGCAGTTCTACATGGAGGACGTCACGATTCCGGAGGAGAACGTCCTGACGCGGGGGCCGGAGGCGTTCAAGGCGCAGCTGAAGGCGTTGAACTGGGAGCGACTGGGGAGTGCGACGCTCGGGAACGCCGTGGCGCGCTGCGCAGTGGACAAGGCGCTCACGTACGCGGAGGACCGCGAGCAGTTCGGCCAGCCCATCGGGGAGTTCCAGGGGATGGAGTGGAAGTTCGCGGACATGGTGAAGCGTCTCGAAGCGTCGCGCGCGCTCACGTATCGGGCGGCGACGACGGCGGTCGAGCAGGGCCGCATTCCGGACCGGATGGAGACGAGCATCGCGAAGCTCTACTCGGCGGAGATGGTGGAGGACGTCGTGAGCGAGGCGCTGCAGGTGCACGGGTCGAACGGCTACCAGCAGGGTCATCCGCTGGAGTATCTGTACCGGATGCAGCGCGGCCGCCGCATCGCCGCGGGGACGGACGAGGTGCAGAAGAACCAGATCGCGAGCGTCCTGCAGAAACAGGGCCTCCCCGACCTCGCCTGA
- a CDS encoding 3-isopropylmalate dehydratase small subunit, producing MSDVRDPVTPGRAWTFGDDVDTDQIIPSRFLVSSDPADLGAHAFADHRPDFAEGVEPGDFVVAGENFGSGSSREHAPVALRGAGVSGVVARSFARIFFRNAINIGLPLLVCPDADRIADGDEVHLDLGDGRVVDHTTGETHDADPLPDFLQSLVDQGGLEPYTRRKLGHTDD from the coding sequence ATGAGCGACGTCCGCGACCCGGTGACTCCCGGTCGCGCCTGGACGTTCGGCGACGACGTCGACACCGACCAGATCATCCCCTCGCGCTTCCTCGTCTCCAGCGACCCCGCCGACCTCGGCGCGCACGCCTTCGCCGACCACCGCCCCGACTTCGCCGAGGGCGTCGAACCCGGCGACTTCGTCGTCGCCGGCGAGAACTTCGGCAGCGGCTCCTCCCGCGAACACGCCCCCGTCGCCCTCCGGGGCGCGGGCGTCTCCGGCGTCGTCGCCCGATCCTTCGCCCGCATCTTCTTCCGGAACGCCATCAACATCGGCCTCCCGCTCCTCGTCTGCCCCGACGCCGACCGCATCGCCGACGGCGACGAGGTCCACCTCGACCTCGGCGACGGCCGCGTCGTCGACCACACCACCGGCGAAACCCACGACGCCGACCCCCTCCCCGACTTCCTCCAGTCCCTCGTCGACCAGGGCGGCCTCGAACCCTACACCCGCCGGAAACTCGGCCACACCGACGACTGA